In Panicum virgatum strain AP13 chromosome 5K, P.virgatum_v5, whole genome shotgun sequence, the genomic window taacaagatattacactaagaaagtaataacacacaagttgcaatatgaaatgcggaagcttaaatggagggatgagaggaagcgaactcttgaCACGAGAATTTATCCTGTGGtttggattgccacaaaggcgcccctacgtccacgttgttgaagcactcacgaagagtatcgctttcggcaatcaagtctcttccgtgaacacaatcacggtcaccttgatcccaatcttcactaagggagattgtcgatgccgctccacagcaagccggagggtcgttaaCTTGCcagcgagccaccaaagctccaagaatggccggcgcaccaagatacaaggatggttcactctagaaccacagcacaaggatctaaaccttacttgatcactcactcaagagctaaccttgcactaacactcacaaagcttgtgctaaggactaaggatttgatcttttatgctcttggatgacttggaggtgttcttaggtatgtgtgggatgtccagcaactccagcaaacttcaaatagCCGGGGAAGTTCATATATATAGgtctccaagtcgaactagccgttagcagcttttctgcgtgggcatcggaacttccggtgcttctgcatcggttcttccggtcactcataagctgaaactagccgttggcttctctgacgctTTTGCAGCTGAGTTGGcaaccaccggtttaaccgatgacttagtgtcggttcaaccggtgccttttgATCTCCATATAGCCGTTgtccttgctgacgtcattgcaccgacgtcttgctCCGACactccaccggttcaaccggtgctgaaggcgtggctctctcgcgcttgacatcgtctctggaacatagtatgttgattgcaccgacgcttctcttgacaccgtcggttcaaccggtgttttattctttcttcacttgatctccaaaggcgctcagtcttgcaccaaagccaggccgtcggatcttccaacaaccatcggatgcaccgatgctataggcatcggttcttccggtgctactggtttcagtagaactcgtccaattcagcatttctttgagttctttcttcgtgtattTGTTTGTATgccctttttacttcatccctgtaatatagaaatgttcacttaacaaaaacattagtcccattaattgtgttgtcatttgatcaccaaaatcactcgaaatgacataaattGTGCCATATTCGTTACACATGTACTACATGCTCACGAAAAATTGTAACTAGGAGATAGTGACAGGGAAGACTGTCACGGCCACGGACTGGCTGCTACCCCTCTCGTGATACGAATGAATGACCAGCCGTAGGCGGCTACGTACGACGAACGCCGAAGTCGTCATGCGTTGCTGTGCCATACGCACGCCGAGGATTCAGCGGTTGCATACTACGGTGGCAATGCGCAGGGCAGGACAAGGGCGAGCAAAATGGCAACCAGCTAACAAGATCCACTGTGCCAAATCTTTTTGACTTGAATTCACTGTCTTTTTTATGCTTAGGGTTGGGCGGTTGGCAGCGGCCGGTAGGTGCCTAAAGGTTGCTTCAGCTGTTCATTCATGTCACATTTGACATGTTTTCTGCCCCCTTTATTTCTTACTGGTTGTGAATCTATCCAtgcttataaaaaaataaagatagcAGTTAATTAATTTTGTCGATTATGTTTTAAGCATGTTCTGCCCCctttatttcttgatttttattGCCAAGGAAAACATTTCAGTGGCATATATAATTTCTGCTTGTTAATTCCACATGATGCATGGCTGTATCAGTATTGCTACGTGTATGTATGAACAAAGCGTGTATGGTTTCAGACTTTCGGTCAAAAAAATGAAGTGTGTATAGAATCTCTTAGAAGAAGTGCCGACAGGCAGAAGTCAAAACTCAAGTTATTAGACCCCCCACTAACGTGAAATTCGGTCCTTTAGCCTTCCATAAAGGGCGGATCCAACAGTGTGTCTAGGGGCTCCCCACAAACATGGAGCTTCTTTTGAGACCTCCCTCCATGTTTGAGGAGAAAAGGCAttgaggagcagcccccttaaTCCATTTCTGGATTCGTCACTGGGTGGTGGCGGCCCTGGCGGGGTGGCTGCCACCTCTTGCCTTGGCGCAACCTCGGGTGCCGAGGTGCCCAAAGTACTTTCACATTCCAAAAGGGGAAAGGAAGGTGCCTTGGCACAACCTCAGGTGCCGAGATGCTCAAAGTACTTTCACTTTCTGGAAGGGGAAAGGAAGGTGTAGCAGGACCATCCATTGGAGAGGAAAGGAAGGTGTAGTGGGACTGTGCACAGGCAGCTGGTCACTAGGAATGGGTGGTGGGTCCCGCCGCCCCAGTGGAGCCCGCCAGCGGAGATTGAGCCGGGGTGCCGAAGACGGTGGCCATGTCGGTGAGGTCGAGGCTGTCGGCAGCGGCACGTTCCCGGAGGTGGCTGCCTGCTAGTCCCCGGTTGGAGCCATAGCCAGAGGAGCACCggagcaggggcggatccaacGTGGGAGGCCAGGAACTCCATGGAGCTCGTGTAAACCTCTCCTACAAAATTGAGAAGAAAGAAGGAGAAAAGAGGTGGCAGGAGAAGGAAGAAGTACAGGAGCAATCGTGCTTCCGCCACTACTTCCGTGAGATATGCACCCCGCATCTAGTGTCGAATTGCAGGACCAGGCGAGATCCATTTTTTAAAAACGACGAGATCCATTTGAAAGAACCAGGAAAAAGACCAGCACATTGGACACAGACACCAGTGAAAAATCTTTGCGTCGACAAGAAGAGGGTGAAATCGCAAAGAAACGGGCCAAATCAATCggtaaaagaaaaaatgaaaaaaaagagaggaggaaACAGGAAAGGAGTCTTGACTGGCATTTGGAGGTCAAACCACAGAAGCACCACGCCATCAAGCCAATCACTGCCTATATatactctctctctccactGCCCCGAAACTGACACCGGGAGCGCCGATTTCACTCCACGCAACCCCTGCTCTTcccccgcccgcgcgccgcagcAGTTCCCCAGATCTCCGTCCGGTCTCAGGAGCTCCGGGCCCTCCCCAATGGCGGTCAAGGTCTACGTCGTGTAAGCATCAACGCCTCCCCTTCAATTTCTTGGGATTACTCGGTTGTTTCCGTCGTTTCCGTCGTCCGCTCCCTGGAACTTCTCCCTTTTCCTGAGAGAAAAAGCCATCCCGATTTCAGATTTCTGATTGTATATCTGCGTCTTAGACTTGTCCGGCGCCGAAATGGTCGGTTTTGATTGTTAGGGTATAAGATTATGATCGAATCGCGTAGGAATTCTCCGAGTCTAGTATTACGAGATGAATTCTCGAGAGAAATTGTCAGTTTTTGGAATACAGATGTAGCATGCCTCCAATTCCAACCGCTTTATttggttttaaaaaaaatcagaccGGTTTGTTCAGGATAAAATCCATAAACAAGATTGAGTTAATTCCAGTTGGAACGCACTGATGGTTATACTAGCCTTAGCGAAGAAGTTGGAGGTAGAAATTGGACCTGTAGTGCTCCGGTGTTTATTTTCAGGTACAGGACTCAGGGTCTCAATCATGATGGTAGGTTTCGGTCCTTGACGGAATTGATGCCTCCTTAATGGGGCCAAATAGTGGTGGGCTCCGGCGCTAATTGTGCCCATCCTTTCTTGCTTTTCTATGCACACTTGTGCGGCAGAGGTCCAATTTTGTCAGCCTTGCTGATTGGCCAGGAAAAGAAATTAGTGTCATTATTAGATTAGCACCTCAAGTCCTGATCTGTAGCGTTCGATGCATCTGGATAGCTCACTTTAATAGGATCATTGAAAAGGAAAATGTTTCAGGACGTCTCTACCAACTTCAAGATTAACTTCACCCTTCAGCATCGACTATTGAAGATGCGCAGATCTCATTccacattttttttcaaaaattggtATCGTTGTGTCGCTAGTTATGTTTAGGCCACTAACTGGGTGCTACTCAAAATTCCATACGCACTTTGCACATCCAGCTGCCTGTATTACATTGATCAAAAAGTGATCCATTTGTAATTTGTGTTTCTTATGAAATGGTTGACGTTTTAGAGTGGCGACCAAATTTAGCCTTACCTTAAGATATGGTTCGAATTTCTATGTTGTGATCTATATGCATATAGATGTTGTGACTAAGCTTGGGTGTCGCCTCCTTTGTGTTTATCTGCAACCTTTTTTATGACAAATCAAACGAAATGGCTCTACCTTTCTCTTTAAAAAATGTGATTTACGTGGATGCACCCTTTTCTTTTGAGAGGGTGGATgccctcctttttttttgatgTGGGTTCCCTACCACAAAGTCGCTGTTACCGTTAAATGGCGCATTCATATGTGCTAGCTCCTGCTGCTTCCCAGTGCTTCACCAACCATTtggatctctttttttttctcgatgTCTCTGACTATCTAGGTGGTTCTTGAAAAAAATATTCTTAACatctaagaaaaaaaatgaaaagccaGCCATTTGTTTTATTTCCTTTCACGAGAGGAGAGTTGTAGCTGCAAGGTGGGCTTTAACATGAATATTACAAGCCATATGTCACATTTGAGCACACCGAAATAAATGTTGAATTAACCTTTAAGTATTTGATTAATGAACCGCACTTTTTATAACCAACTTATTTGCGCTAACAAGACAGATTCTTTTTGCCTCTGTCATGTCTCTGTTTGTTCCCTTAATTTAATTAAAATAGTCAAGCAGGTTAACTAGCAGTTATGAAACTGTCTATTGTAATCAAAGCTTTGAGTAACATTTATGATTCGCTGGTCTTCTACACCTGGCTTTCTAACTACCGAAATATAAGTTCAGCAATTCTGATGACCTGAAACACTTGGATTAATTAAATGCACACACACAGCTGCACCTATACATAAGCTTAGCAACATTTGTTTAAATTTCTAGAAGCAGGGCTTCTCCAAGATTCTTGCTTGTGATATACTTTTTTGTGGGCCGCTGTGTGTGGGCCATCTTTTCTAGAAGAAAATAAAGCTGAAAGTGATATGGGTACCTAAGAAGATAGTATGAcagttttgtttcttttttttgttgaaataaACAGTTTTGTTTCCTTTCATGTCATTAGTTATCAtaaaactatttttttttgaactctgGTTTAGCTGCGCATATATGATGCTCTTCTTTTTAGGTTCATCACTTAAAAACAAAGGCAACGAAACAGTGTGCATCACTGAGTGGTTGAATGATGTGTCAGTATGAATTATGATTGTCTGAACAATGGCTGTCTTCAAAAGGAAACCAGTGCATCTGCACTGCCCTAAATTTAAAGTAGTATGAAACATAAATTAGTTACATATGGGATCTGGTGGCAAAATGGAGAACAATGTTAATAATTATGTCAATTATTAATTATAATTTAGGGCAGTtttgtttatttataaaaagGTTTTTTTATACTGTGGGGACCTCCCCTACAGTTTTTCCTCGAAAAAATGTTAATAATTATGTCAGTTGGAACTCAGGAAAAAAAACAACTAATATATTTTGCTACTTGGGTACTTGGAGCAGAACTTGTTAAACAATTTATCAATTATTATCCATCAGGTACTATTCCACGTATGGACATGTTGGTAAACTAGCTGAAGAGATCAAGAAAGGTGCCTCGTCTGTTGAAGGTGTTGAGGCTAAAATATGGCAGGTAAGCTCAGATCATGCACACAGTTCATGAGTGTAAATTTGGACAAGAATTGCTGACCTTTATCCCGTTATTGTCCCAACTTGTTACCTGAAAGGTCCCTGAAACTCTCCCTGAGGAAGTGCTTGGAAAGATGGGCGCGCCCCCTAAGCCTGACGTGCCAGTTATCACACCGCAAGAACTTGCTGAGGCTGATGGAATCCTCTTCGGATTCCCAACGAGGTTTGGCATGATGGCCGCACAAATGAAGGCATTCTTCGACGCCACTGGTGGCCTGTGGAGGGAGCAGAGCCTTGCTGGCAAGCCCGCCGGCatcttcttcagcaccggaacCCAAGGAGGTGGCCAAGAAACTACCCCGTAAGTACCATTCTACGGTTTTAGACGAGGACTAGATTTGATATCCAAAGACAATGGGTTATCATGTGACCAAACTTTTGCTTGCCACTCTTTTCAGGTTGACAGCGATTACCCAGCTGACTCACCACGGCATGGTGTTTGTGCCGGTGGGTTACACCTTCGGCGCCAAGCTGTTCGGCATGGACCAGGTTCAGGGTGGCAGCCCCTACGGCGCGGGCACGTTCGCCGCCGACGGCTCGAGGTGGCCGAGTGAGGTGGAGCTGGAGCACGCCTTCCACCAGGGGAAGTACTTCGCAGGCATCGCGAAGAAGCTCAAGGGGTCTGCTTGATCGCTCTGCCCTTTGGCTCATACCTCATCAACGATTTAAAACATTTATTTACAGCTCCACCATACCGTCAATAGCTTGGTCTGTTCTCTCTCTCGTAGTGCCTGGATGCTATGTGCCTCTGGGCACATCCTGCCGTGTGATATGGTTTTCTTGCTCTGGCGACTTGGTTGTAATCTGGGGTTGAACTGTTGTGTTTCTCGTCCCATAAATATCGATGATTGCTCAACTAAATGGCTCAAGTCTTGTTGGTCCGTAATGTCCTTTGTTTGGACGACCTATTGGCCTAAGCAACTGCTGAATTGCAGCTAGGCTCTTGTGTCTATTATCAGATGTCACAGTCCTCCAATGGAAAATGCTCAGAACGATGGAAGTTCTGGTTGAACGAACGGTTAGGGACCTGAGGCATTTCCAGGCAGAACAAATCTCAGCCTTCTTCTCAGGCTGAAAATCGCTCTGCCAAAGCCTGGAAATTAATTCGGTGCAGGAGGGCTGCAAAACGCGGCCTGCCAAAGCCCAGCCCTCTTGCGTAGCATTTCGAGGTTTATGGATCCGGACTGTCAAAAGCTACTACGAGGCTTGATGGTAGCCAGGCCGAACTATGCTGGGCTTGTGCCGGTCAAATCCGGTTGGGCTTCTATTTCCTTGTGCAACAGCCCACCACATCGAGGTGACAGTGACCTCACACTGACGTTGTGGTGAGATCGCCGGAACGCCTCTTTCCCTCCTGGCTCCTGCTCTAGGTGACTAGACTAGATAGATGTACTCGAGTGCCGCTTGCGAGCGTGGCTCCGCTTTGGCCCTCTTCCACACGACGCACTCGCTAATAATGCGTTTACGCACTAAGTACGTGATCAAGGCGGCGAAGGCAGCAGCTTAATCTAACTAGATTCTACCACGTGACCGCCGCCCATGCTCTGAAGCACAACTCCATGGACAAGCTCGATCGGAGGTTTGCTGCGGGTGTGTGGATGGATGCATGGGCTACCGGCCGGCgtcgggagggagagagggtggCCACGCCGTTCCCGGCCTGACGCGTGCACGCACGCGCACCATGGATCACGGCCCTTTTCCAGCAAAAGGCAAGGCCGCTTtgcctgccgccggcgccgcagcaAGCGACCTCCAGGGGCGGGGCGGCCAGAGCTGAGAGCTTGGATCCGGCCGGCCATCACCTGAACGAGAGGGAGGCCCCCACTTCATCACATGTGCGCTGGCTAGCTGGTATACAGGGTTTCTCATAGAAAGGAGGACTCGGCGAAAAGCCGGAACTAACAGTAGCTAGCTATGGTCGGTTATTACCTACTACTGCTGCGCGGCGTCAAAGAATATTTCGGAACTTATGCTGAGCAAATTCTTCTTGGTAGTTGGTAGAGCGCTCTACCTGAATCCGCTACATCGCCGTGTGCCTGAACAAGCTCGGGCACACGGGGAAGGCCCTCACACTAATCTTCGCCGTCGGTCGCACCCAGCGAAGTCAGCACGGTAGCCAGCGCGACGGCGAAGAGAACTTTGCTCTGTGCCATTTACTATGTACGGAAGGATTATGTACGAAATTTTCTGAAAAGTTTCCAGTAGTGAGCTACCTAGGTTATGTACGGAAAGGATTACACTTTACTATGCCCCCAGCTTGAAATACAACACGAACGGCAAAATTAACTTGGCAAATGGGGCAACTGACACCGGACGTCATAAAAAATCAGCTCACAACTCCAATTTTTTTGTCTCGGATACACAGAAGAGTTGTGCGTCGTTGTATTAAGATACAAGAAGAGTTTACGGCGCCACATTGACACCCGACGACCAATTATAACCACTGATGGCCATGTGTACCTTTTACAGCAAGATGGCTACAGTAACTTTATGAATCTCTACCTAGTTGCGGTGGTTCAGTTTTGCGAAAGTTATTTACGTGTGTGAGGGTGTGAGCATCTAATGGATTTATTTTATTATGAAAATGCTGCAACTATGATTGGATATTTGATTAATTTACAATCTAATAATATAGTTTCCCCACCAATATATAGATGTAAGGGAAAAATTTCtcggagaaaaaaaatgagaaaaccAATAATTCCGTCTATCGGTGGAGACTGGTTTGTCGAAAAATTTCAATAATTTTGAATATGTGCCCACCCCTTCCTCCTAGTATTATCATTTCCATGTATTGTGATGTCTTATTTTTTTCATCTTAGATTGTTTGGAGATAATCTAAATTGTTTTATGTACAGTTTGAGGGATTTTTTCTCTACATTTTATCCAAAAGAAAAATGATAAATCCGAGAAATTTTTGAGAAATCCGATAAACGCGTTTATCAGCAACTTCCGATTTTTCCCCTTATCGGTAAAGTTAACCAATTTATACTACATGTAACATCACATTATTGTAGCCATAGCATCGGCATCCCATCTTGATTAACATCTTTCAAATCAGTGTATAGGTATAAACACTAATAGGTAATGGATAATTTTATCTAACACCCTTCTATTCCACACGGGGCAGAACAGAATAGGAATTGAATTATGCATGTTTGTTCCGGCTGGCCTTGCATGCCCTAGCAGTCTGGACGGCTGGGTCTGGCCCTTCATTTGATTTGAGTTTTCGTAATTGAGTAGCATAGATATAGTGAAATTTCATCCTAGACCAGAAGGCCGGCCTGCTAGCCCCTGGGACTGGATCCAACGTTGGCACTAGAGATCCTTGAATATATAATGATGCTGGTGAATTAGTtacaaataaatccatatgttATTGGCAAAATATACTACTAGACAAAAAAAACTGAAATAAATTGGGGAATGCGTGTTCAATTAAAAATACTAGACAAATTAAGTAAACACGTTGATTTAGTCCTTATCCCTTTTGGGCGCGTACTTTCAGTTGTAGGGAGCACATAAATGATGAGATTAACATCATTGTTCATGCTGCCAGCATGACTGTTCTCAACCATGCATCTGCACTAATCCCTTCCGCTTTTCCTTTCAAATGTTGGCACCTGTTGCCCCAACTTTCCATTCCAAGACACCAACCATGCATTATTCACTTGCAAAGGTATTGCATATATATGAGTATAGATGATGCCTTCTCTGCCTCATTCATCATTATTCTCTTTTGCACCTGATCCAGCATGTATACACACTTACGTTAGCCTGTCTTAGACCACCAGCAGCCAGTACCTATTATCACATCCCTTTTTTTCCCTTTCAAAACATCCTTCGATTGCTTGGGCGATATCATAATTAAGCCCTTGCTTTTCGTATCAGGCTGGCTAGCAGGTTGCTACTAAGAATTAGTTTATCACCATTTGTAAAACTTAGtttgataaaaaataaaaacacatgtctttgctttgcttagcttcAACACTCTATATATGCGTCTGTTTGTAGTTCACGGCCGGACAAGTACACGTTGATGTTAGCAAGCACGTGTACCCGATGCACCCCAGGCTACACTCTAGCTGTATCTCTACCGGAATGTGCCTCCAAATGTAGGGTGCCAGAACTCCGGCACCGCCTCGGCCGCCACCGTGTACGTGCTCGCCACCGGGACAAGGCACAGCCCCCGGCTGCGCAGGTCCTGCTTGGTGTCACCGCTATCCTTGGCGTCCTCGGAGCCCTAGTTACGTTCGTTGAGAAGTAAAACAAATGCTATCAACATATGCAGCAATGGACCGAGAAATAATGAAGCACTGATGAGAAGTTTTGACAGAACAGGGAAGCAACAAGTTGATACTACCTTCTGCTGGAGGTGCTGCTGCAAGGGGATCCCATTTTTCAAGTAGGGAGAGCTCAGTGACTGCAGGTAgcatatatgcaatgcaagcagc contains:
- the LOC120708302 gene encoding NAD(P)H dehydrogenase (quinone) FQR1-like, whose amino-acid sequence is MAVKVYVVYYSTYGHVGKLAEEIKKGASSVEGVEAKIWQVPETLPEEVLGKMGAPPKPDVPVITPQELAEADGILFGFPTRFGMMAAQMKAFFDATGGLWREQSLAGKPAGIFFSTGTQGGGQETTPLTAITQLTHHGMVFVPVGYTFGAKLFGMDQVQGGSPYGAGTFAADGSRWPSEVELEHAFHQGKYFAGIAKKLKGSA